A window of the Miscanthus floridulus cultivar M001 chromosome 14, ASM1932011v1, whole genome shotgun sequence genome harbors these coding sequences:
- the LOC136502957 gene encoding uncharacterized protein: MGSGSKEGDEWVLSHGDVVLIRSDLAILRGPRFINDRIIAFYFAHLCGVYVMAIARAICAWWNEAQDHRGRGGDWLEVVRREVDARSVKAMSTDLLQLINTLIQEKAKPNSISEGDTIRLIGSSLVAASDFSTLKSGTPC; this comes from the coding sequence ATGGGCTCCGGCTCCAAGGAGGGGGACGAGTGGGTGCTCAGCCACGGCGACGTGGTGCTCATCCGCTCCGATCTCGCCATCCTCCGCGGGCCCCGCTTCATCAACGACCGCATCATCGCCTTCTACTTCGCGCACCTCTGCGGCGTCTACGTCATGGCCATCGCCAGGGCCATCTGCGCCTGGTGGAACGAAGCCCAGGACCACCGGGGACGGGGTGGGGATTGGCTCGAGGTGGTGAGGAGGGAAGTGGATGCCCGCAGCGTCAAGGCCATGAGCACCGACCTGCTGCAACTAATCAACACCCTCATCCAAGAGAAGGCCAAACCCAATTCCATATCTGAGGGAGACACTATCAGATTGATAGGCAGTAGCTTAGTTGCTGCTAGTGATTTCTCAACTCTCAAGTCTGGTACCCCCTGTTGA
- the LOC136502696 gene encoding non-specific lipid-transfer protein EPAD1-like isoform X2, translated as MELSAARVTLLVLLLGFLCGGGVVAVRDCESTTTTFPVRGAANQLAAAAAAAEDDCTTHSAHVSTGGGTAAAGPTCDASLMASQLTQLCRIETDAPGALCCATVLLTVEQDTNCLCRVADAAEFDVSDLSVAQVWEWYKSCGGRRSVPRDEDSCEPGSPPPPAAKPEAPSASPLRLWLAVGLLCAAAVATAVFAGLRLWLPRTHQ; from the exons ATGGAGTTGTCTGCCGCCCGCGTcaccctcctcgtcctcctcctcgggtTTCTGTGTGGAGGAGGAGTGGTGGCAGTCAGAGACTGcgagtccaccaccaccacctttcCCGTGCGCGGCGCGGCTAATcaactcgccgccgccgccgccgccgcggaagACGACTGCACCACCCACT CCGCGCATGTGTCAACCGGAGGCGGTACCGCAGCGGCAGGCCCCACATGTGATGCATCGCTGATGGCGTCTCAGTTGACCCAGCTGTGCCGTATTGAGACGGATGCTCCCGGTGCTCTCTGCTGCGCTACCGTCCTGTTGACAGTGGAGCAGGACACCAATTGCCTGTGCAGGGTCGCCGACGCAGCCGAGTTCGATGTGTCCGATCTGTCAGTAGCACAAGTATGGGAATGGTATAAGAGCTGCGGGGGCCGTCGATCGGTACCTCGGGACGAAGACAGCTGCGAGCctggctcgccgccgccgccggcggccaaGCCAGAGGCGCCTTCAGCTTCGCCACTGAGGCTGTGGCTTGCAGTGGGGCTGCTGTGCGCTGCAGCCGTCGCTACTGCCGTCTTTGCTGGCCTCAGACTCTGGCTGCCGCGGACA CACCAGTGA
- the LOC136502696 gene encoding uncharacterized protein isoform X1, which yields MELSAARVTLLVLLLGFLCGGGVVAVRDCESTTTTFPVRGAANQLAAAAAAAEDDCTTHSAHVSTGGGTAAAGPTCDASLMASQLTQLCRIETDAPGALCCATVLLTVEQDTNCLCRVADAAEFDVSDLSVAQVWEWYKSCGGRRSVPRDEDSCEPGSPPPPAAKPEAPSASPLRLWLAVGLLCAAAVATAVFAGLRLWLPRTVAPVMQGKDQGGKLNLGQHQDVNDAAMTGLPQVTSGPGDVRPRAGEDAATAIAIGGSGEEEEEEEEEVSPPVSPMRVEGRSQLARARLPSPPPFEPPPPPVVPPEAVMTVAPPVIMAF from the exons ATGGAGTTGTCTGCCGCCCGCGTcaccctcctcgtcctcctcctcgggtTTCTGTGTGGAGGAGGAGTGGTGGCAGTCAGAGACTGcgagtccaccaccaccacctttcCCGTGCGCGGCGCGGCTAATcaactcgccgccgccgccgccgccgcggaagACGACTGCACCACCCACT CCGCGCATGTGTCAACCGGAGGCGGTACCGCAGCGGCAGGCCCCACATGTGATGCATCGCTGATGGCGTCTCAGTTGACCCAGCTGTGCCGTATTGAGACGGATGCTCCCGGTGCTCTCTGCTGCGCTACCGTCCTGTTGACAGTGGAGCAGGACACCAATTGCCTGTGCAGGGTCGCCGACGCAGCCGAGTTCGATGTGTCCGATCTGTCAGTAGCACAAGTATGGGAATGGTATAAGAGCTGCGGGGGCCGTCGATCGGTACCTCGGGACGAAGACAGCTGCGAGCctggctcgccgccgccgccggcggccaaGCCAGAGGCGCCTTCAGCTTCGCCACTGAGGCTGTGGCTTGCAGTGGGGCTGCTGTGCGCTGCAGCCGTCGCTACTGCCGTCTTTGCTGGCCTCAGACTCTGGCTGCCGCGGACAGTAG CACCAGTGATGCAGGGTAAAGATCAGGGGGGAAAGTTAAATCTGGGTCAACACCAAGATGTGAATGATGCTGCAATGACAGGCTTGCCTCAAGTGACTTCAGGCCCAGGGGATGTCAGGCCGCGCGCCGGAGAGGATGCTGCCACCGCGATCGCGATAGGGGGctcaggggaggaggaggaggaggaggaggaagaggtgaGCCCACCAGTATCGCCAATGCGCGTCGAGGGGAGGAGCCAGCTGGCGCGGGCACGGCTTCCATCTCCACCTCCGTTCGAGCCTCCGCCACCGCCTGTGGTTCCACCTGAGGCTGTTATGACAGTAGCTCCCCCCGTAATCATGGCGTTTTAG